tatatatatatatatatatatatatatatataccttttttatttttcctaactttagatatttatatttctctttttcaattattcTCTCCATATAGAAATGGCCTCCCAGTTGCAGTTTCCCCAAAGATCAAATCTCTTGTGGAAGAGGTGATGAACGACCTTGGTAAATCTACTGCAGAGAGGAAATTAACCTCTGTGTATACTGGCTATGGCTTTGACCTCTTCCATGCTGGGTCAACCATGGTCTCTTCGGGATGTGTGGTTGGTGTGCCACTCAATTTCAAGTACTCTGAAGTGGAGGAATTTGATCACACTGGAATTACTGTAAGTATTCTCCTCACTTTTACCTTTTTTAAggatttctttttactttttcctgcttctttctctttctctctctccactttacacccatacatgcacattctctctctctctcgctctctctctttctctgtttatgtgagtgtgtggcaTGCTAACTGATTAATTTAATTCTTGATTTACCCATATCATTCTTGGTTGTAAAATTAAGTCCAGTTCCTTTTTTCCACAGTTGAACAACCAGCCTGTTGCATGGAGTTCAGCTGAGGGGAGTTCTTTGATGAAATCCCTTGTCCTCAGTGATGAAGCGAAGAAGTTTGCCTTAGCTAGGGAACTCGTGCATTTGGACACAGGAGAACCATTTGTGTATGGGGCAGTCACAGCTGGTGTGGTTGGCATGGGATATACCATAGCTTCAGGACTCAACAGAACCCAACAGTTCTACATGAGGCCACGAGGACTAAGAGTCGTCCTGTATGGCTTGGTGTCATTGTTCAGTTACAGCATGTGGGTGTTTGGGAGAGATTTGGGAGCTAATCTCTATGAAGCTGATGCAGATAAAGCAGTTGCAGATCTTGGAGAGAAATATGCCCAAGGGGGCCTGGAGTTCTATGAAAAAGTGCTGCAGAGAAATGTGGCATTGCGGACGCTCATGGGAACCACAGGAGAGAAGTTATATACAGCATATGGGAATGACCAGGTAAAGTTTTTGTAAACAGtatattcactctctcactctcattctaactcttattctttctctctctccctctctctccctctctctccctctctctccctctctctccctctctctccctctctctctccctccctctccctctccctctccctctccctctccctctccctctccctctccctctccctctctctctctctctctctctctctctctccctccctccctccctctccctccctctccctccctccctctccctccctccctctccttccctccctccctccctccctccctccctccctccctccctccctccctccctccctccctccctccctccctccctctccctctccctttctctctccctctctccctctccttgtttatctttctttttgtcaatGAATTGTTGAACTATTTATCCAGAATAGTATCTTGATATATATGTGGATCTATAgttttattcagttattattttgatatttgttcATTACTGATATGCTTCACAGGTGCTCCTTAGGACAAAGCACATCCCTTTCACCCTACGGAGAGACTATTTCAAGCAGAGAATTAACGAATACAGTAACCCTCAAAAGGCAGTGCAGCCCCAAGCAGATGCACGCCCAGAGTCGGCCCCTGAGACCCTCCCTATGTTAGAGGGGAAGAAGGTTCCttgatatatattgtttattttataaatatgttcgcaatcatatttataaaataaacaagTCAGAAGTTCAGAAGATTTTCTCCTCTCAGTTTATGTGAATACATTGGGTTATTGATACTTATGGATCTTGAAGGATGATGAAAATCCCTGTCCAGAGTTGAAATTAACTCATGTATTTattacattacaatatatatatatatatatatatgtatttatgtatgtatgtatatgtgtatatatacatatttatatatatgtaaatatatgtatatataaatatatatatatatatatatatatatatatatatatatatatatataatgtatgtgtatatatatatacatatatacatacatatatatatatatatacatatatatatacatatatatatacacacatatatacacacactcacacagatgatATTATTCAAAAggcaaggggaaaaaatatttgaTATGGCATGATGCTGTAGTATTTTTTGTATACAGTTGAATTttgtaaataatgaaataaattattatgtgaaaatgtatttgtttttgtttgttttggtaaaGCCAGTGGGATTTAACCATTAATGCCCTTTGCTATTGCTGGGGGTTAGAGCTACTCAAGTTTCTCTTTTTCatgattaatattttaataaactTCAGTTTTGATTGAGAAACTGACTATGGCACAAAAGCCTTTCATAGAATTTTACAATGCAAAAAACAGTTACCATGGAAAAGTGAGAAAAACTCAAATTGTAAAAAAACTACCATGTTCACACTCTGTGATGACTATTAAGCTCTTTCATCTGTTGTATAGTATTTTTTCATACACAAGATAGACAGTATTAAAAAGCCATACTGTTAATGACATACAAGTGATGGCTGCATAATGTAGATTAAGAATTTAAGTGTACACCTGTAACCAGATGTCTTCTGCTAAATAGTATTAAAACATTTAGTATGGATAATTATATTGCTAACAGGTGgggaacaagtgtgtgtgtgtgtgtgtgtatgagattcACTTGTATAAAGTGTATTTATTTGATCTGTATATATTGATCACGTTAATTGTTATGTAACTTGTGGTGACACAAGCATTATAGCTCATAATATAGCTGGTTTGGTTTGTCTTGAGCCAACATTAAAACTATAAAAATTCAAGCatctgatgatactgataacagcaTTACAATACTAAgcaataaatttatattcatattttagattactttttttttcaaaatattacaTATAACTTTTACTCTTTACTAGTATTGTGACAGCTTATAATTTAGATTAGAAGTACTAGCTTTAACAATCATGATGTCATATCTGTGCCTATTACTCAAATACATTTTCATGCTGACTCACTTTTTTACTTCATAGGTTAGGAAATGATTAGTAATTCTTCCATTTTATCGTAAAGATTGTTCAGCGTTTGAACATGACAATCAGGTTCGAGTACAATGATTTAGGATGCTCCAATGGAAGTGTAGTTTAAATGGAAGGTAAAGGTAAATACCATCTTAATTAAAGTATTTGTTTATGTGGTCAGATACTcatatattcagttatttatttgtgATGTATTTGGTTTTGATATAACATCATGTATGTTTCATTATATCTTACAAtttgtaaatatcaatattatacctGACAGTCACTCTGCAACTTCCTCATCATTGGTGATAAACCTAATCTTAACATTGTTTAGGCAGTATTATTAAGGAAAATGCACTTATTTAACTTAAAACAATAAACtactctttttttctgatttctgaCATGGCTGcagaaatatgaatgaaatgaGACCCAGTgttcatgatttttattagtaatttacaacaattataacaaaaaaacaagaacagatgtCTTAGACTaggagcatctctctctctctctttctctctctctctctctctctctctctctctctctctctctctctctctctctctctctctctctctctctctctctctctctctctctctctcttctttctctctctctgtatatatatatatatatatatatttttttttttcctttctagtaattattttttttattagtttttttttttttctttttctttccaatggCCTAAAAATCCCTGTATTTCACATATCCAGTAACAGAATCTAACTATGCTTTTCGGAGGGTAATCATTTGAAGTGGGCTTCAATAATTATTTgaacagtattgataatgttaGAACTATTCAGCTGCTTCTGTAGCCTTTGCATAATCCTGCATGTGCACAGTATTTGACAGCATATTACATTTAACATACACAGAATATTATAATGATGGCTCTTGTGTTTCTGAGGACCAGTGAACCTGAGCCATAATTGTTTCCTATGCCAGTTATTGAACCAAGTGCCATCCAGCCATAGCTTTTAGCCCATTCTATATCCTACTATGTCATTGTTACATATCTCCATGATGATTATCGTCTATTATAACATAATTTAACCTTACTGTTCTTGATTCACTAGTATAAGAAATGGTGTGAATGCTATCTTTCTGCTGTGATAGAAAGGGTGGTGTAAATGAGGTGGTGTTATCATTGGCCATTTATAAGGAAGGTTAAATTATATTTGGCTCTAATTATAATACAGTATAATAGGTTTAGTTCATTCTGTGTCTATTCTCAGTCATTTTCACATGCTCAAAAAATGCATTATAAATATTGGAGTTAACCTTCAATGGCGCAAAACAAAGAAATTATTGTTAGACTTCCAAGGGTATGTAACTTCAACATTTTCCATTGACCATTTTATGTGTAAAAAAATTAATTCAGCAGTCCATAACATTATCATATAATGCCTCATGATGATTGTAGAGTTAGAATTAAAGTATCACTCTTGTTCGTAGTTTGAATACCATATTTTattgcaataatttttttttttttcccgtgtcagatatttacaaagaaaaatagCCATAATTCGGTGACAATTTGCTGTTGcaatctatctttttttccttgatttatgcaTTTTCATAATGTTTAATGTAAAATTTGTTGTGATCAAGCTTTTGCAACTATTCGATCACATATGATCTGGGATTTTTTTAATAGTATTTCTCTGCAATTTGTCAAGGTCAGCAAGTTAGATGGAACAAAGGATGTCTCAAACCTAGTAATATATGAGACACTAAGACATTACCTTACACAGTTTTCTTTTGCAAGAACTCAATCTGTACTAACGCTGGACAACTTTATGCAGTCCTTAATTGATCTAGTCAATGATTCAGAACTGAATCACAGAGCTGATCAAATGAAATCTGCTCAGAGAATTAAACCAGTTGCTATTGATAGTCAATGTTGCTATTCTCTTAGTAAGTTCTTGGGCTTTGATAAGAAATGCAAACCCTTCATCAGAGGCATAACCTTTATGTAGATTTTTCCAAGATGAAAGTCTCCTTCCAAGATCTTTCATTCAACTTCTTCAAATCTCTATGGCCATCATAGAATTGGGGTTTTCTCAATAAATGAGTTCATatgcatttaattttcttttggtAAACCCCAATCACAGAATGAGATCAGATTAATAAGTATAGTTACATTCGTTATATTGATTCTTAGGTATGTATTTAACTctaaaaagaagtggaagaagataaCTTTGAGGGAGTAGGAGCCCAAGACATCACTAACATGATAAGGTGCTTTATACTGTTGCGAAATTTGTCCATTGCAAATGCAATTGCACAACCAACAGTTTACACGAGTATTGGATTGTTTTTGGCCACGATTTCACTATACCGAGAATTTGAAGATACATTGTTTATTTAATGATAAACACAGTCCTCTCTACAATAATTTATTGTGATTCATGATACCGAAATGATGAAACAAAAATTGAATAACATCTTAGATCTGTTCATGACCAACAATGATATACTGGCGACAACAATCTGGTCGCTGTCATGATCTTCACCCCAACAACCTCCAACCAGGCCCATGTTAAGGGTAGAATgatatttcttcccctttcttccaacGAGCAGACTTGGACTCCATCAAACAACAACTGAGCGGGGTTGGTTGAAAAGAGCCAAGACCTGTCTGCTCCTGCCATCATTCCATGCGTCACAGCCCCTCAGTCCTCCATCCCTAGACATTTCACGCACGCAGCAGGTTTCGAACTTGTCTCCATTATAAGCGACTCCATCATCATTTCtgctatttatcattatcgttttgatatcactactaataatagtatcaatattagcaatggtgatgatagtgatgccaatagtaatgattgtaataataatgatagtgatgataagagtactgatgataatgacagtgattgtaataataatgacggtaataatagtaataataatgacggtaataatagtaataataatgacggtaataatagtaataattatggtagaaataattgttatgatggtgacaacaataatcattatccttattactatcttgttttccttatcatccttatttttatcagtatccttatcattcctatctttatcatcaacctgtctgtatcattcttatcattattatccttactattatcatccttattattattaacatccttacttaaggatgattatcattatcttccctaTTATTAcccatattattaccattaacttccttattattatccatattattatcatccttattattattatcatctttattattattatgcaaccATTGTAGCAAATATTTTAAAGTTACATTCACTTCATGTCCTGATAAAGTTAATAGATAATTAATTAATTCTCCTTATTAGATATGGAGAATCTTAAAagttataacattaatatatattttattgatattattattgttattattattattattattaatattattgttattattattattattattattattattgttattattctaaatttTTTTCCTtagatttcttattattttttcttttctctttattattttttcatattatttatttttttcttattattatttgcctatgttattttttgcattttatattatcattatttttgcttattatttttttcttatgttttcttagtttttttctagtttttttttctcttattatattgttttcttcttagttttttttttctcttttatctttttcttcttacttttttcttgtttttatttgttttaaatcttattataaatgatttcataatattattttgttattgttttcttattaacattatcatttttggtaACACGGTCGGGTGGGAACAAGAGGGTCGCGTTCGAATCCGACACCAATGGTCTGAGATTaaaaaggaagggcatccggccaggGCAACGGCTGCCAGaagtccttatcattatttttcttatttttttttttttttgtttgtttttaagattatatatgtatttataagattatccttattttattaaagattatcattatttttctgaagattatcattatttttctgaagattatcattatttttctgaagattatcattatttttctgaagattatcattatttttctgaagattatcattatttttctgaagattataattgttttatgatTCTCATCCTTGttcttacgattatcattatattttatgattatcattatttttcttatgattatcattattcttttattataataattatttttcttaagatcatcattcttcttattattatcattttcttatgattatcattattcttttacgattaccattattgatatctgTATTCTTTTAAGAATAatttttgtatgattatttttttcttataagattattttttatgattttttcattatcattcttactattattttattattgatgatattattactgctattattctattaataatattataactactaatattttattaattatattattactattattattattattattaatactattatcattattattatcattatcattattatagttatcatccttattattacaaccGTTGTTATCAACCttatattatttgcattttataaTTAGAGGTGTAATTAAGATAATTTAAGatgaacattattttattatcaacattattattactataaaaataattattattatcataacctttgTTCTTAACCTAATATTATTTGCAATGTGTAATTAGAGCTGTAATTAAGGTATTTCTCCAAAACTAGTCAAGGTCATGAACACAGGACGTGCCTCTCGATCCTAGTTCCCGGAAACATATACTTAAACGATGTACTTTACTTAAGACAGACATTACCTAACACACGCCCACGAGTGCCCACAATGAAGGTTTTAATGCTTTATTTCCTTTGTTCACAGACTCTGAGCTTAACAGCTTTTTGGAAGCTTCCATAATTTTAGTTCGATGATTATGAAATCAGAAAGGAATGAAACAACTCAGTCTATGCCAACGGTGGACGACTTGATGCAGTCCTTACTTCGTCAGGTAAAGGTATCTTCAGTAATTCAGGAGCTGAACCACATAGATGATGCTCAGGGGAAAATAGATGATGTTGGGAGTCGACGTCGGCGTTCTCTTGGCGAGATGTTGGGTTCGGATAAGAAATACAAACCGTTTTTCGGAGGCATAACTTTTACGTGGATTTTCGCAGAGGTGAAAGTTCCGTTCCGAGATCTTgacttcttattcatcttctccttgtccttcggAGAAATGGAGTTAGTTGTATTCCTAATAAAataacacatacttatatatataatttgtaaaccACATTGCCCTTGACAGAAATGGAATTATTTGTATTCTTAATAAAATaacttacaaatatttatatatttaaaaaaaaatcacatttgtaGAATAAGTTTATTTAGCTTAGTGTAGTGATTATGTAGCCACTGCAGCAAACATTTTTAAGACATCACTCAGTTCATTTCCTGATAAAGGTAATAAGTAATTAATTAGTTGTCCATATTTAGAATATGTAATTAATACTCAAAATCCATGCTACTGCAGTTGTTAGCATGGATAACTGAACAATAAATCTTAAAACCACTGAGACTGTCATGATTTTACGTATGACTAAGATTCTTCGTTTGACTATTATCGTTTTTCGTATGACTATGATGATTTTTCGtatgactatgattatttttCGTATGACTGTGATGATTTTTCGTATGACTATGTATGACATGAATTTGCGTATGCTTGTGATCATCCACATGGAAACGAgcaaggtgcccatatagcctgagttggcgatcccggattatgcaagtaacaagtcCCATGCCAATCTCACagtgtagccgttggttggacacatggtcttgccaactgtaTCCAATGacccggcgaagagacttgttacaaaaggcatcaaaatgagactccaagacactagatagcgtccaggtttcgtttccatagagcaaaactggcattatcaaggccttgaagatatgtagcttggtccttccgcataggtaccgacatctccaaatgctcttgttgattgagttcatggctcctgctgccagactaatCCGTCTACTGATTTCTTGGTCTGGCAGCCTAGAGATATTGACTACACTACCAagagttcccctaacaggccccaaaattcctgaatcttggtcttggtgcaggagacctctaggcccaagggctttgcttcattgctaaatgcatcaagagctgccaccaatgactccagggactcagataggatagcaacatcatcaacaaagtcaaggtctgagaacttgatattgcccagtgttgctccacactgacttcgggtagttcgacaggcccctaccacactttacaccaCTTTCAGTAAtggtatataggtttgctatttGACCAATAAGCCGTGTAGGAagtcccctaagtctcagaatctcctatggcgattctcgatgcaccaagtcaaatgccttggtgaggtcgatgtaggctgcaagcaacccacgaccgaactcacaatagcgttccacaattactcaaagcgctGTGATATGGTAAATTTTGGACTTGCCAGAATGAATCCAGATTgatccggtctctggtgccttagtaggtggtcgtggatctgtttcagaagaatgtggatgaaaaccttgcctggtatgctgaggaGAGTAATGCCAGGGTAGatgctacagtcccaacggtccccttaccccttccagggacgaccatgcccctcaacaggtcagggggaatggtaccagactgccagatggcagtcaagactgcatgcaagcccctttccataggttcatccccagcctttagcagttcagtagggatatcacatatgcctgcggctttcccacacttcagcttagaTATCGCCTCCCTATCCTCAGTTAGAGTAGGAAGTTCCTCGCTGAtgagtgggtctggcacaggtactGTGATGCCACTTTCTTCCAAGCTGACTGTTggaaggtctacctggtacagctgctcaaaatattcagcaCAATGTTCACAAATCCCAACATGATACGAGATTATctggccatccactgagcggactacAGTCAtttgcaaggagggcttagagctcagttttctcagggcttgatagGCAAGGCGAAGGATATTTACCAAGAAatgaccttcaacctcctcaacaaggttcctgatgaaccattccttctcccttctcagcagtgtctgagccctttGTACCAAATAGCGACGCAAATCCTGATTGCTATTCAGTCAAGCTATGTGTCACTTCAATGACCtctaatgtctccagggagatggaattctgccttgccctcaggcgtATGCCAATTGAGTCATgtgctgcatcgagtgtttcgcaCTTAaaagactcccacagagcaactgggtcagTCAGGTTTTCacgttctgtgaatcgatcagagactgccacagcaaacccacgggcacacttctcttcctttagtctgtccaagtgaaataccctagagtggccactggagggacaaggaattttgaagtggacccgtaggttAGCCACTACCAGCACttcggtaaaccctgcagttctggaggctcctccatcaagtgctgacaagaatgtgttcgatctccttggccacagtacccatatcgctataccatgtccagcgatgcgggttttggcgctgataccaggaaccagaaatcctcattctctgggaccgacagacatctcgtagccagctcgatcacagccaaaTACCGACCAGTAGTTGGTGTACCCACCCTTctatcgtgccgctgccaggtcttcttacctcctagagggcagccacctcaaccgctccaattccttcgatagcagaggtaacagCTCGTCCTGCTGCAAGGACCGGACGTTTCAAGcgcctacccagatagctcgcctgagATTAAGCTTCGGGCAGtcgctccgggtggacgccacctctgccacccccgccgacactgccccaaataaagggggtcgacaggctgtggggcccaacgtccggcTGTGGGGTTCCCTGAGCTGGCAAGGCGCGtctcccccgagccgcccattaaccctagGGTGGCTGaagggcaggagttggtacggagctactatcattgttattattatcactatcattgttattattttcactatcattgttattattatcactatcattgttattattttcactatcattgttattattatcactatcattgttattattatcactatcattgttattattatcactatcattgttattattatcaccatcactgttattattatcactatcattgttattattatcactatcattgttattattatcactatcattgttattattatcactagcattgttattattatcactatcattgttattattatgaatagaattgttattatcactataattgttgttgttatcactatagttgttattaatattattatcactatagttgctattaatattattatcactatagttgCTATTGATAGTATCATAGTTATCgtcattatgaatatttatatttctattatcactattattattatcatttcttttatcactactattatatattttcatcatagtgttcagataattatgataataattatttagttatttctattgttcttatcatagttattgtcgttattagtatttttactattattttattatcattattattactataacaaaaattattatcatagccTTTGTTCTTAACCTTATATTATTTGCAATGCGTAATTAGACGTGTAATTAAGGTATTTCTCCGAAATTAGTCAAAGTCATTTAAGATAAACACAGGACGTGACTCTCGCTCATGGTTCccgaaatatatatttaaacgatGTTCTTTCCATAAAGACATTATGGACACTCGTGAAATTGTG
Above is a window of Penaeus chinensis breed Huanghai No. 1 chromosome 19, ASM1920278v2, whole genome shotgun sequence DNA encoding:
- the LOC125035207 gene encoding transmembrane protein 177-like, which codes for MRAKADRLAWFLTPGGRRFARATIFLGGAGGFLAFYLPNTLLLKKYKDVTQLYRNGLPVAVSPKIKSLVEEVMNDLGKSTAERKLTSVYTGYGFDLFHAGSTMVSSGCVVGVPLNFKYSEVEEFDHTGITLNNQPVAWSSAEGSSLMKSLVLSDEAKKFALARELVHLDTGEPFVYGAVTAGVVGMGYTIASGLNRTQQFYMRPRGLRVVLYGLVSLFSYSMWVFGRDLGANLYEADADKAVADLGEKYAQGGLEFYEKVLQRNVALRTLMGTTGEKLYTAYGNDQVLLRTKHIPFTLRRDYFKQRINEYSNPQKAVQPQADARPESAPETLPMLEGKKVP